A window of the Nitrososphaerota archaeon genome harbors these coding sequences:
- a CDS encoding ECF transporter S component yields MTNPETQAPTSQTTPKESLFSTKNLVAIAVGIALYAALTIPFNVFQIPGIYLVAVRPTVAIPIVFGFLFGPIAGFFSGFLGNVISDQISFGGFFWNWDIGNGLIGLIPAAGYYMVKRTDWAKAKGLGTTVTLAIVGSIIGIGFAALTDLVFQIGLSTTDAAIAEFIPAAVTDAINGAILAPIIVYAYVSATKGRARRM; encoded by the coding sequence TTGACTAACCCCGAAACTCAAGCTCCTACGTCGCAAACAACCCCCAAAGAATCTCTCTTCTCGACAAAGAACCTGGTCGCCATAGCAGTCGGAATCGCCCTGTATGCCGCCCTTACGATCCCCTTCAACGTGTTCCAGATCCCAGGAATCTACCTGGTCGCCGTCAGGCCTACGGTGGCCATCCCGATCGTCTTCGGTTTCCTCTTCGGGCCCATCGCGGGATTCTTCTCCGGATTCCTCGGCAACGTCATTTCGGACCAGATATCCTTCGGAGGCTTCTTCTGGAACTGGGACATCGGAAACGGCCTCATCGGCCTCATCCCTGCCGCCGGGTACTATATGGTCAAGAGGACCGACTGGGCGAAGGCAAAGGGCCTGGGCACCACGGTGACGCTGGCCATCGTGGGGTCGATCATAGGCATCGGGTTCGCAGCGCTCACCGACCTCGTCTTCCAGATAGGGCTGAGCACCACCGACGCGGCCATAGCCGAATTCATTCCGGCCGCGGTGACCGACGCAATCAACGGAGCCATCCTCGCACCCATCATCGTCTACGCCTACGTCTCGGCCACGAAGGGCCGGGCAAGAAGAATGTAG
- a CDS encoding energy-coupling factor transporter transmembrane protein EcfT: MLQIRYFPGNTFLHRLDPRSKFLLLIFFIFVEVAFRDVRIVAIPFLASVIMYFSAKIPYREVRGTWKFLLVVIVVISSINVLFTLVGTTVVAPHVVFRYWIFTITQEGLSLAVAATMRLLSLAIVSITLVMTTDPGLYGPAMSKLGVPYRGGYVFDLAIRYVPTYANDLEATMNAQMARGYRPRGSRKGILSSIVNTVPLIVPVSVNAMLSIYDIADAMELRAFGVKKQRTWYRDVRFGRMDYATVAVVLAALALSIYLRTLFTGYWIPG, from the coding sequence ATGCTTCAGATAAGGTATTTCCCGGGAAATACCTTCCTTCACAGGCTTGACCCTAGATCAAAATTCCTGCTTCTGATCTTCTTCATCTTCGTCGAGGTCGCCTTCAGGGACGTCAGGATAGTCGCAATCCCCTTCCTCGCCTCGGTCATCATGTACTTCTCGGCGAAGATCCCCTACAGGGAGGTCAGGGGCACCTGGAAGTTCCTGCTCGTGGTGATAGTCGTCATCTCGTCGATCAACGTCCTCTTCACCCTGGTGGGGACGACCGTGGTCGCACCTCATGTGGTCTTCCGCTACTGGATATTCACGATCACCCAGGAGGGCCTTTCCCTTGCCGTGGCTGCCACCATGAGGCTCCTCTCTCTGGCCATTGTTTCGATCACACTGGTCATGACGACGGACCCTGGCCTCTATGGGCCCGCCATGTCGAAACTTGGTGTCCCATACAGGGGAGGCTACGTCTTCGACCTTGCCATCCGTTACGTGCCCACCTATGCCAACGACCTCGAAGCCACCATGAACGCGCAGATGGCGAGAGGCTACAGGCCGAGGGGGAGCAGGAAAGGGATACTGTCGAGCATAGTGAACACGGTCCCCCTGATCGTCCCGGTTTCGGTCAATGCCATGCTTTCGATCTACGACATCGCGGACGCGATGGAGCTCAGGGCCTTCGGCGTCAAGAAGCAAAGGACGTGGTACAGGGACGTAAGGTTCGGCAGGATGGACTACGCGACCGTTGCCGTCGTCCTGGCCGCGCTGGCTCTGTCAATCTATCTCAGAACTCTGTTTACGGGGTACTGGATTCCAGGCTAG
- a CDS encoding AAA family ATPase: protein MAEEERRLAAIMFTDLVGYTALTQESESTALALLQEHASLLRPVFAKHGGREVKMIGDSFLVEFSSALSATLCAVEIQRVAYERNVSNPSSKIQLRIGIHVGDVIYRGADVFGDAVNIASRIEPLSTPGSVCISQQVYDQVWNKIDHPLVGLGKHDLKNVQVPMEVYRVVLPWEKEAIAGEAKKIIPLVDRVAELARLRSALETMIQSEGNLFFVAGEAGIGKTRIAEELSATARERRITTLYGRCSRREGKIPYAPWVEQIREFVRTSPPQLLFKVIGNHAAEVAKLVPEITASVGPVNAGSSGSVDQDRLSFIDGISQLVVNISKEGPLLIIFDDMNWADAGSLDLILSAARQAQTHRILVLGIYRDVEVEEDSDLFEFLYEVKREKLGETLTLKGFGPEDTGLMIGEILGQKTVDVEFRDLVYAKTGGNPFFIEELVRSMVEQGVLFRTANGWDRKPISEIEIPSGVRTVIKQRLSNLDEECMGILSVASVTSSESKEFSFALLKAVTGMDENRLVDAMDRVLRTRLIRETKMASGRPGFAFTDTRIRDAIYEEMTLLRRGRYHVKAAQAVEVIYKDRLEDVYGVLVYHYMKGNDQAKALEYALKAADRASKVYAHGEAANYLRIALEALEDTPDKAARSRVLEKLGEADRYSGRQDFAKRLEEAARLAAEVNENQRAAKIYRNLAFWSFDLNRENVTAPNGYFEKAKAALAKEGETEETAQLYHTLARFYFLTGRLPESKDLATKALALSAKLGLPEVEAHAHLTLAIVAPATEKEAKFQNMKKALAIGLEHNFYDVVMRAYNNLTVESESVEEGLKYSNEALSYFDRVGYKSYVDFSKLLVAGASMFNGDLERARAIAQEFISDPSASPSSKREAIAEMGEVLTYQGRYDEAEEYLHRFHGILEGGQDFQELLRAGNDFGVLYVEMGDYTKARKHLEEYMNMVREKNLSTALTYAQFIVGTLWYLVQASIGVGDMDAARAASKEAGDVYEKARTDLVLGGVLAIDGAMKAAEKKFPEAVAAYEKAVGMLGKGIAVFFEARLFYELGTSCAKNGDWEKARSAFGEAKAMFTRMGNKVYLERVQSAIAALPAAAST from the coding sequence TTGGCTGAAGAAGAGCGCAGACTCGCGGCCATAATGTTCACCGACTTAGTCGGGTACACTGCCCTGACCCAGGAAAGCGAGTCGACCGCCCTTGCCCTCCTGCAGGAACACGCGTCGCTGCTCCGACCGGTCTTTGCGAAGCACGGAGGCCGGGAGGTCAAGATGATCGGGGACTCCTTCCTCGTCGAGTTCTCCAGCGCGCTCAGCGCGACGCTCTGCGCGGTCGAGATCCAGAGGGTCGCCTACGAGCGGAACGTGTCGAACCCCTCGTCCAAGATCCAGCTGAGGATAGGGATCCACGTCGGGGACGTCATCTACCGCGGGGCCGATGTCTTCGGGGATGCCGTCAACATAGCTTCGCGCATCGAGCCCCTCTCAACTCCCGGGAGCGTGTGCATTTCGCAGCAGGTCTATGACCAGGTCTGGAACAAGATAGACCACCCGTTGGTCGGGCTGGGCAAGCACGACCTGAAGAACGTCCAGGTCCCGATGGAGGTCTACAGGGTCGTCCTCCCCTGGGAAAAGGAGGCGATAGCTGGGGAGGCAAAGAAGATCATCCCGCTCGTCGACCGGGTCGCAGAACTCGCGCGGCTCAGGTCGGCCCTCGAAACCATGATACAGAGCGAGGGGAACCTCTTCTTCGTCGCTGGCGAGGCGGGGATAGGAAAGACTAGGATCGCGGAAGAGCTGTCGGCCACGGCCAGGGAGAGGCGCATCACCACGCTTTATGGGAGGTGCTCGAGGCGCGAGGGGAAGATCCCCTACGCCCCGTGGGTCGAGCAGATACGGGAGTTCGTCCGGACCAGTCCTCCTCAACTCCTCTTCAAGGTCATAGGGAACCACGCGGCTGAAGTGGCGAAACTCGTCCCGGAGATAACCGCCTCGGTCGGGCCCGTGAACGCCGGAAGCAGCGGGTCGGTCGACCAGGACAGGCTCAGCTTCATCGACGGGATATCCCAGCTCGTCGTCAACATCTCCAAGGAAGGTCCACTGCTCATCATCTTCGACGACATGAACTGGGCCGACGCTGGCTCGCTCGACCTCATCCTTTCCGCCGCGAGGCAGGCGCAGACCCACAGGATCCTCGTCCTCGGGATATACAGGGACGTCGAGGTCGAAGAAGATTCGGACCTCTTCGAGTTCCTGTACGAAGTCAAGAGGGAGAAGCTCGGAGAGACCCTGACCCTGAAGGGGTTCGGCCCGGAAGACACCGGGCTCATGATCGGAGAGATCCTCGGCCAGAAGACGGTCGATGTCGAGTTCAGGGACCTTGTATACGCCAAGACGGGGGGGAACCCGTTCTTCATCGAGGAGCTGGTGAGGTCGATGGTCGAGCAGGGAGTGCTCTTCAGGACTGCGAATGGGTGGGACAGGAAGCCCATCTCGGAGATTGAGATACCGAGTGGGGTCAGGACGGTCATCAAGCAGAGGCTTAGCAACTTGGACGAGGAGTGTATGGGGATCCTGTCGGTCGCCTCCGTGACGAGCTCGGAGTCGAAGGAGTTCTCGTTCGCCCTGCTGAAGGCGGTCACCGGGATGGATGAGAACCGGCTCGTGGACGCCATGGACAGGGTCCTTAGGACGAGGCTCATCAGGGAGACGAAGATGGCGAGCGGGAGGCCGGGCTTCGCGTTCACCGACACAAGAATCAGGGACGCCATCTACGAGGAGATGACACTGCTCCGGAGAGGGAGGTATCACGTCAAGGCGGCCCAGGCGGTGGAGGTGATCTACAAGGATAGGCTGGAGGACGTGTATGGGGTCCTCGTCTATCACTACATGAAAGGGAACGACCAGGCCAAGGCCCTTGAATATGCGCTGAAGGCTGCTGACAGGGCCTCCAAGGTCTACGCCCATGGCGAGGCTGCAAATTACCTCCGGATTGCGCTTGAAGCCCTGGAAGACACCCCCGACAAGGCGGCCCGAAGCAGGGTCCTAGAAAAGCTGGGAGAGGCAGACAGGTACTCTGGGCGCCAGGATTTCGCGAAGCGTCTCGAAGAAGCTGCCCGACTGGCGGCCGAGGTGAACGAGAACCAGAGGGCGGCCAAGATATACAGGAACCTCGCCTTCTGGTCTTTCGACCTGAACAGGGAGAACGTCACCGCCCCCAACGGATACTTCGAGAAGGCCAAGGCGGCCCTGGCAAAGGAGGGGGAGACCGAGGAGACGGCCCAGCTCTATCATACCTTGGCCCGGTTCTATTTCCTGACCGGCAGATTGCCCGAGTCCAAGGACCTTGCCACCAAGGCCCTGGCGCTGTCAGCTAAGCTGGGTCTCCCTGAGGTCGAGGCTCACGCCCACCTGACCCTGGCGATAGTCGCACCTGCCACTGAGAAGGAGGCGAAGTTTCAGAACATGAAGAAGGCCCTGGCCATAGGCCTGGAACACAACTTCTACGACGTTGTGATGAGAGCCTACAACAACCTCACGGTCGAGAGCGAATCAGTGGAGGAGGGGCTGAAGTACTCGAATGAGGCCCTTTCGTATTTCGACAGGGTCGGGTACAAATCGTACGTCGACTTTTCCAAGCTTTTGGTGGCCGGAGCCAGCATGTTCAATGGCGACCTGGAGCGGGCGAGGGCGATAGCCCAAGAATTCATTTCAGACCCGAGCGCGTCACCGTCGTCCAAGAGGGAAGCCATAGCTGAGATGGGAGAGGTCTTGACTTATCAGGGGCGTTACGACGAAGCGGAAGAGTACCTGCACAGGTTTCATGGGATTCTCGAAGGCGGCCAGGATTTCCAAGAGCTCCTCAGAGCCGGCAACGACTTCGGCGTTCTCTATGTAGAGATGGGGGACTACACCAAGGCGAGGAAACACCTTGAGGAGTACATGAACATGGTCCGCGAGAAGAATCTCTCCACCGCGCTCACCTATGCGCAGTTCATCGTGGGCACCCTTTGGTACCTTGTACAGGCGTCAATCGGAGTCGGGGACATGGACGCGGCTCGGGCCGCCTCCAAAGAGGCTGGTGACGTCTACGAAAAAGCTCGGACTGATCTGGTGCTGGGCGGCGTCCTTGCGATCGATGGGGCGATGAAGGCCGCGGAGAAGAAATTCCCCGAAGCGGTGGCTGCGTATGAGAAAGCCGTTGGAATGCTTGGAAAGGGAATTGCTGTCTTCTTCGAAGCAAGATTGTTCTACGAACTCGGAACTTCATGTGCCAAGAATGGCGACTGGGAGAAGGCCAGGAGTGCCTTCGGGGAGGCTAAGGCCATGTTCACCCGGATGGGGAACAAGGTCTACCTTGAAAGGGTGCAATCGGCGATTGCCGCTCTTCCCGCAGCGGCGTCGACTTGA
- a CDS encoding bifunctional DNA primase/polymerase yields the protein MIERILDFFPERRPKFLNSASLGEKRTLTIESAAGRLIRDQMKVVVTFKEIENGLILNRVNAEVLSTIFGPNLADLVGKRISLEVVPVEYKGQMTKGIRVAKAPPGTPGAMDFAFASFPEWEAHVDRYIEWGWTLIPIRPYSKGPFSKEHWLQDRFSRDSILQNILHQGNLGVVCGPSKLVVLDIDVDSTPDVLDPSASLTQRTARGWQIYLTKPFDDPLFQKLREIIPGLDLPRVGGAYSVAPLSATCSFDHGKNHRCRVHDLHVRRWVGRGLEGEAIPFTEYARLLLK from the coding sequence ATGATTGAGAGGATACTCGACTTCTTCCCAGAGAGAAGACCAAAGTTCCTGAACAGCGCGTCCTTAGGTGAAAAGAGGACTCTGACGATCGAATCAGCTGCAGGCAGATTGATCAGGGACCAGATGAAAGTCGTAGTGACTTTCAAGGAGATTGAGAACGGGTTGATACTGAACCGGGTGAACGCCGAAGTCTTGAGCACGATCTTTGGCCCCAACCTTGCTGACCTCGTCGGGAAGAGGATCTCGCTCGAAGTCGTGCCTGTGGAGTACAAGGGGCAGATGACGAAGGGAATACGCGTTGCCAAGGCACCGCCGGGAACTCCCGGCGCCATGGATTTCGCATTCGCTTCCTTCCCGGAGTGGGAGGCACATGTCGACCGATACATTGAATGGGGATGGACGCTAATTCCGATAAGGCCCTACTCGAAGGGGCCCTTCAGCAAGGAGCACTGGCTGCAAGACAGGTTCAGTAGGGATTCGATCCTTCAGAACATACTGCACCAAGGTAACTTGGGTGTCGTCTGCGGGCCGAGTAAGCTTGTGGTCCTTGACATCGACGTTGACTCAACACCTGATGTCTTGGACCCATCCGCCAGTTTGACGCAACGAACCGCAAGAGGATGGCAAATCTACTTGACCAAACCCTTTGACGACCCGCTATTCCAAAAACTGAGGGAGATTATCCCCGGGCTCGACCTTCCCCGAGTCGGAGGAGCCTATTCCGTCGCCCCACTGAGCGCGACTTGTTCATTCGATCATGGGAAGAATCACCGGTGTCGAGTCCATGATCTACACGTCCGAAGATGGGTCGGTCGAGGTCTAGAGGGAGAGGCGATCCCTTTCACGGAATACGCGAGGCTCCTCTTGAAATGA